In the Ruficoccus sp. ZRK36 genome, one interval contains:
- a CDS encoding Rop family plasmid primer RNA-binding protein, producing MTKQEKTALNMARFIRSQTLTLLEKLNELDADEQADICESLHDHADELYRSCLARFGDDGENL from the coding sequence GTGACCAAACAGGAAAAAACCGCCCTTAACATGGCCCGCTTTATCAGAAGCCAGACATTAACGCTTCTGGAGAAACTCAACGAGCTGGACGCGGATGAACAGGCAGACATCTGTGAATCGCTTCACGACCACGCTGATGAGCTTTACCGCAGCTGCCTCGCGCGTTTCGGTGATGACGGTGAAAACCTCTGA
- a CDS encoding phage tail protein I, with the protein MTLLPPNASDFERAVEAVTARLEKIPVPLGSLWNPESCPTALLPWLGWALSIDVWDDAWTETQQREIVARQYEIHAHKGTIGALREALDALGCRLKVTEWFEQKPEGAPYTFKVEVEAGNYGLSKAQQNMITETVEATKNARSHLSALKTIGCSNSCCRFAGATFTGGITGIYPLANRTMQQESKHYISGSSVSGEFVIIYPPVIKGVEHKVGWYIAAGPVYEKDMVTIYQRGIIGSATHLLSTSHASHMAAARHQAAAVMMMMMAAAHGISPS; encoded by the coding sequence ATGACTTTATTGCCGCCCAACGCATCTGATTTTGAGAGAGCTGTGGAAGCTGTAACTGCCCGGCTGGAGAAAATTCCAGTTCCGTTAGGTAGCTTGTGGAATCCTGAGAGTTGCCCGACTGCCTTATTGCCGTGGCTGGGGTGGGCGTTGAGCATTGATGTCTGGGATGACGCTTGGACTGAAACCCAGCAACGGGAAATAGTGGCCCGGCAATATGAGATTCATGCTCACAAAGGAACCATTGGTGCTTTGCGTGAGGCTTTGGATGCTTTAGGGTGTCGGCTCAAAGTGACCGAATGGTTTGAGCAAAAACCTGAAGGGGCTCCCTATACCTTCAAAGTTGAGGTTGAAGCTGGAAATTATGGTCTGAGCAAAGCACAGCAAAATATGATTACAGAGACAGTGGAAGCTACTAAAAATGCCCGCAGTCATTTAAGTGCACTAAAGACAATTGGTTGCAGCAATAGCTGCTGCCGATTTGCTGGTGCTACCTTTACTGGTGGAATTACAGGAATATATCCGCTTGCCAACAGAACCATGCAGCAGGAGTCCAAGCACTACATCAGTGGCTCCAGTGTTTCCGGAGAATTTGTAATAATCTATCCTCCAGTGATTAAAGGCGTGGAACATAAGGTCGGCTGGTATATAGCAGCAGGCCCGGTTTATGAAAAAGATATGGTAACTATTTATCAAAGAGGTATAATAGGATCCGCGACCCATTTGCTGTCCACCAGTCATGCTAGCCATATGGCTGCCGCGCGGCACCAGGCCGCTGCTGTGATGATGATGATGATGGCTGCTGCCCATGGTATATCTCCTTCTTAA
- a CDS encoding aminoglycoside O-phosphotransferase APH(3')-Ia, which yields MSHIQRETSCSRPRLNSNMDADLYGYKWARDNVGQSGATIYRLYGKPDAPELFLKHGKGSVANDVTDEMVRLNWLTEFMPLPTIKHFIRTPDDAWLLTTAIPGKTAFQVLEEYPDSGENIVDALAVFLRRLHSIPVCNCPFNSDRVFRLAQAQSRMNNGLVDASDFDDERNGWPVEQVWKEMHKLLPFSPDSVVTHGDFSLDNLIFDEGKLIGCIDVGRVGIADRYQDLAILWNCLGEFSPSLQKRLFQKYGIDNPDMNKLQFHLMLDEFF from the coding sequence ATGAGCCATATTCAACGGGAAACGTCTTGCTCTAGGCCGCGATTAAATTCCAACATGGATGCTGATTTATATGGGTATAAATGGGCTCGCGATAATGTCGGGCAATCAGGTGCGACAATCTATCGATTGTATGGGAAGCCCGATGCGCCAGAGTTGTTTCTGAAACATGGCAAAGGTAGCGTTGCCAATGATGTTACAGATGAGATGGTCAGACTAAACTGGCTGACGGAATTTATGCCTCTTCCGACCATCAAGCATTTTATCCGTACTCCTGATGATGCATGGTTACTCACCACTGCGATCCCCGGGAAAACAGCATTCCAGGTATTAGAAGAATATCCTGATTCAGGTGAAAATATTGTTGATGCGCTGGCAGTGTTCCTGCGCCGGTTGCATTCGATTCCTGTTTGTAATTGTCCTTTTAACAGCGATCGCGTATTTCGTCTCGCTCAGGCGCAATCACGAATGAATAACGGTTTGGTTGATGCGAGTGATTTTGATGACGAGCGTAATGGCTGGCCTGTTGAACAAGTCTGGAAAGAAATGCATAAACTTTTGCCATTCTCACCGGATTCAGTCGTCACTCATGGTGATTTCTCACTTGATAACCTTATTTTTGACGAGGGGAAATTAATAGGTTGTATTGATGTTGGACGAGTCGGAATCGCAGACCGATACCAGGATCTTGCCATCCTATGGAACTGCCTCGGTGAGTTTTCTCCTTCATTACAGAAACGGCTTTTTCAAAAATATGGTATTGATAATCCTGATATGAATAAATTGCAGTTTCATTTGATGCTCGATGAGTTTTTCTAA